The following proteins are encoded in a genomic region of Arachis stenosperma cultivar V10309 chromosome 4, arast.V10309.gnm1.PFL2, whole genome shotgun sequence:
- the LOC130975224 gene encoding uncharacterized protein LOC130975224 produces the protein MAARNQTKDLKCATHLLSDKFRNMTEEKKAIVRDLGFGGLMHIPPLRVDHQLLRELANNFKLGENKLKTGYGSFQITPRKIGHALGINATGDLFPEKVDYKKLSDDDKIIYRRFQGKTLKSLTDEMMEIDVGNEEERLMFKRIFILYIQMAFLLPTTINKISPVHLAPIFMMDGISERNWGGHVLTFMIKGITDYQEKKKKSINGCLFALMIIYFHLSKNKGKNRTQRPPKPWIANWTKEQLVERMSTERQEILYVLNDESLPSRMDSRKRKQRQEESDSDSESESEPSDESEESSLAEREKKKKKPKTTPKE, from the exons ATGGCAGCAAGAAACCAAACAAAAGACCTTAAGTGTGCCACACATCTCCTGAGTGATAAGTTCAGAAACATGACTGAGGAGAAGAAGGCAATTGTGAGGGATCTTGGATTCGGTGGGTTGATGCACATCCCACCACTAAGGGTGGATCACCAACTCTTAAGGGAGCTGGCAAACAACTTCAAACTTGGGGAGAACAAACTGAAGACAGGATATGGTTCTTTCCAAATAACACCAAGAAAAATAGGTCATGCACTTGGCATCAATGCAACAG gagatctatttcctgagaaagttgactataagaaactttctgatgatgacaaaataatttatagaaGATTCCAGGGTAAGACCCTCAAAAGTCTTACTGATGAAATGATGGAAATCGACGTTGGCAACGAAGAGGAACGCCTGATGTTCAAGAGGATATTCATCCTCTACATACAGATGGCGTTCCTTTTGCCAACGACGATAAACAAAATATCGCCCGTGCACCTGGCCCCAATTTTTATGATGGATGGCATATCAGAGAGAAACTGGGGGGGGCATGTTTTGACCTTCATGATCAAGGGCATCACAGACTAccaggagaagaagaagaaatcaaTTAATGGCTGCCTCTTCGCCCTCATGATAATCTACTTTCATCTTTCAAAAAACAAAGGCAAAAACAGGACTCAAAGACCACCAAAGCCCTGGATTGCCAACTGGACTAAGGAGCAGTTGGTGGAAAGAATGTCTACAGAAAGACAGGAAATTTTG tatgttctaaatgatgAATCTTTGCCTTCCAGAATGgactcaagaaaaagaaagcagaggCAAGAGGAGTCAGATTCTGATTCAGAATCTGAATCTGAACCAAGTGATGA GAGTGAAGAATCATCACTTGCGGAgagggagaagaaaaagaaaaaaccaaaaacaacACCAAAAGAGTAA